A stretch of Faecalibacterium duncaniae DNA encodes these proteins:
- a CDS encoding helix-turn-helix domain-containing protein, protein MNNPLDLFAWKVRSERKRQHLTQRKLAERLNMNARTIIDLETCQSNPKFETVALVAKELNISVDAAIFPDMVNQTVSKTVVDFFAGKSEAEIEKYIALCKQAEAFQKDE, encoded by the coding sequence GTGAACAATCCTCTTGACTTGTTTGCATGGAAAGTGCGGTCAGAACGTAAGCGGCAGCATTTGACACAGAGAAAATTGGCTGAACGGCTCAATATGAACGCCCGTACAATCATAGATTTGGAAACCTGCCAGAGTAACCCCAAATTTGAAACGGTGGCTCTTGTCGCCAAAGAGTTAAATATCAGCGTGGATGCTGCCATTTTTCCAGACATGGTAAATCAGACGGTTTCAAAAACAGTTGTAGACTTCTTTGCCGGGAAAAGCGAGGCAGAAATTGAAAAATATATTGCGCTTTGCAAACAGGCGGAAGCATTTCAAAAAGACGAATAA
- a CDS encoding energy-coupling factor ABC transporter ATP-binding protein encodes MISFQNFSFRYEESKNFTLRGIDMTVRTGEFILLTGRSGCGKTTLIRSLNGLIPHFYPGEIKGDLLMDGHSLLEMKPSELAGQVGTVFQDPRSQFFMTDTTRELAFGCENLGLAREETIDRIARAAKELELVEYLNRSIFALSSGEKQQIVIGSVYALAPKVYIFDEPSANLDYAATKRLAEIMEKLKSAGYTIFVVEHRFYYLRDLIDRAFLIQNGKIEHEFTREQFCSLPEETRISYGLRTAYPERDAEHYQEKPHSQNTTHLLEVHDLGFAYKKGPEVFQNVSFEAHSGDVIGILGHNGAGKTTLLSILTGLLKQRHGEVRLDGKKLTPRQRRSLSYLVMQDTDYQLFASSVEEELSLGMQEDCKEKIDAVLNALELSDYRERHPASLSGGQKQRVTIGVAIVKDSPVIYFDEPTSGLDYDSMVRVSKLIEQLSDSGVIVFVVSHDFEFIVRTCTEVVQLDDDGTIQNQQLSPTVLKSLSEKYFT; translated from the coding sequence ATGATCTCATTCCAGAATTTCAGCTTTCGTTATGAAGAAAGCAAAAATTTTACCCTCCGCGGCATTGACATGACTGTACGGACCGGCGAGTTTATTCTTCTGACCGGGCGAAGTGGCTGCGGCAAGACAACGTTGATTCGTTCCCTCAATGGACTTATTCCACATTTTTACCCCGGTGAAATTAAAGGCGATCTGCTTATGGATGGACATTCGCTTTTGGAAATGAAGCCCTCCGAACTGGCCGGACAGGTAGGAACTGTCTTTCAAGACCCACGCTCACAGTTTTTTATGACCGATACCACACGAGAATTGGCGTTCGGCTGTGAAAATCTCGGACTGGCCCGTGAGGAAACCATTGACCGGATTGCACGAGCAGCCAAAGAATTGGAGTTGGTCGAATACCTGAATCGAAGTATTTTTGCGTTATCCAGCGGAGAAAAACAGCAGATTGTGATTGGCTCTGTTTATGCGCTTGCCCCAAAGGTCTACATCTTTGATGAACCATCGGCCAATCTGGACTATGCCGCCACCAAACGGCTTGCTGAAATCATGGAAAAGCTCAAGAGTGCCGGCTATACCATTTTTGTAGTAGAACACCGCTTTTACTATCTGCGAGATTTGATTGACAGAGCTTTTCTGATACAGAATGGAAAAATTGAGCATGAGTTTACAAGGGAACAGTTTTGCTCTTTGCCCGAAGAAACACGAATTTCTTATGGTCTGCGAACCGCATACCCGGAACGTGATGCAGAGCATTATCAGGAAAAGCCGCATTCTCAAAATACAACGCACTTACTAGAAGTCCACGATTTAGGCTTTGCCTACAAGAAAGGTCCAGAAGTATTCCAAAATGTCAGCTTTGAAGCTCATTCGGGGGACGTGATAGGCATTTTAGGCCATAATGGTGCCGGAAAAACAACGCTCCTGTCTATTCTGACTGGCCTGTTGAAACAGCGGCATGGAGAAGTTCGTCTTGATGGAAAAAAGCTCACACCCCGGCAGCGGCGGTCACTTTCCTATCTTGTTATGCAGGATACAGACTATCAACTCTTTGCCAGCAGCGTGGAAGAAGAACTTTCCCTTGGAATGCAGGAAGATTGCAAAGAAAAAATAGATGCAGTATTGAACGCATTGGAACTGTCGGACTATCGGGAAAGACACCCAGCATCGCTTTCAGGCGGTCAAAAACAACGGGTTACCATTGGAGTGGCAATCGTAAAGGACAGCCCCGTAATCTACTTCGACGAGCCCACCAGCGGCTTGGATTATGATTCTATGGTGCGTGTCAGCAAGCTGATTGAACAACTTTCCGATTCCGGGGTAATCGTGTTCGTGGTTTCTCATGATTTTGAATTTATTGTCCGTACCTGCACAGAGGTTGTGCAACTGGATGATGATGGAACAATTCAAAATCAGCAGTTATCGCCAACGGTTTTGAAATCTCTTTCTGAAAAATATTTCACATGA
- a CDS encoding energy-coupling factor transporter transmembrane component T family protein, with product MDETQIKQIIERQPLHGTALLDPRCKILLLVCIGFVSYFLAGEVVSLALMLVYGLFIALGNGGKWAAKMIITYIVVAYLNALLRYVQVPVLSVIMSVFGVTVLKLIPIVMMGLWILQTTYMDDLMVALQRMRLPQAVTIPLVVMFRYIPTLRIEYRQIRSTMDIRGISDTVWKRVCHPLATIEYILIPLLMRCLKVTDELAASGTTRGLELECKRYALRPIRFAWPEIVVSLLGILFLVGLLFIDQTQIGKIILWRV from the coding sequence ATGGATGAAACACAAATCAAACAAATTATTGAGCGACAGCCCCTTCATGGAACTGCGCTTCTGGACCCGCGCTGCAAAATTCTTCTCTTAGTCTGTATCGGTTTTGTCAGTTATTTTCTGGCCGGAGAAGTGGTCAGCCTTGCGCTCATGCTGGTTTATGGGCTGTTCATTGCCTTAGGTAATGGCGGAAAATGGGCCGCAAAAATGATAATAACTTATATCGTTGTGGCTTATCTTAATGCCTTGCTCCGCTATGTTCAAGTTCCAGTTTTGAGCGTGATTATGAGCGTATTTGGCGTGACCGTTCTGAAACTGATTCCCATTGTAATGATGGGGCTCTGGATATTGCAGACCACTTATATGGATGACTTGATGGTAGCCCTCCAAAGAATGCGGCTGCCGCAGGCAGTTACGATTCCGCTTGTGGTCATGTTCCGTTATATTCCTACCCTACGGATTGAATATCGGCAAATCCGAAGCACAATGGATATTCGCGGTATCAGCGATACAGTGTGGAAGCGGGTATGTCACCCATTAGCAACCATAGAGTACATTTTGATACCGTTGCTGATGCGCTGCTTGAAAGTTACCGATGAACTGGCGGCCTCCGGCACAACGCGTGGTCTGGAATTGGAATGTAAGCGGTATGCACTGCGCCCGATTCGTTTTGCATGGCCGGAAATTGTGGTATCACTGCTTGGTATCCTCTTTTTGGTCGGACTGCTTTTTATTGACCAGACTCAAATCGGCAAAATCATTTTATGGAGGGTATGA
- a CDS encoding helix-turn-helix domain-containing protein produces the protein MTKSAHTRASLLPYPIIAAAVAGDAEAVSRVVRHYSSYIAALSTRTSYGSDGYPRLQVDEELRNRLEAKLIIAILDFDLT, from the coding sequence ATGACTAAATCTGCGCACACACGGGCATCGCTGCTTCCTTACCCGATAATCGCTGCCGCTGTTGCAGGAGACGCCGAAGCAGTGAGCCGGGTAGTCCGGCATTATTCTAGCTACATTGCTGCACTGTCAACTCGGACGAGCTATGGCTCTGACGGCTATCCTCGTCTGCAAGTTGATGAAGAACTGCGCAATCGTCTGGAAGCAAAACTGATAATTGCTATCCTTGATTTTGACTTGACCTGA
- a CDS encoding MptD family putative ECF transporter S component: MKQKLNAKDFILIGILTALMWIICMIISTIMSVAGPVTNVFYPSVMAIPNGIVMMLLLAKVPKKGVFTICAAIQAILFLLVGAFWFLPIGLVIGGVICDFLIMGRNEITMKSMMAAYALFSAIFAFSAICPIKFLQSAFVGAMEKNNIAPEYIQGMLNITSVPMLVVIVAAGLVGGLIGGFIGQKALKKHFIKAGLVSVK, translated from the coding sequence ATGAAACAAAAGTTGAATGCGAAAGACTTTATTCTCATTGGCATCCTGACAGCGCTCATGTGGATTATCTGCATGATTATCAGCACTATTATGAGCGTGGCTGGCCCAGTGACCAACGTGTTTTATCCGTCCGTTATGGCTATTCCGAATGGCATCGTTATGATGCTTCTGCTGGCCAAAGTTCCGAAGAAAGGCGTGTTTACCATTTGTGCCGCAATTCAGGCTATCCTGTTCCTGCTGGTAGGTGCTTTCTGGTTCCTTCCCATCGGCTTGGTAATTGGCGGTGTCATCTGCGATTTTCTGATCATGGGCCGAAATGAAATCACAATGAAGTCCATGATGGCGGCCTATGCGCTGTTCAGTGCTATTTTTGCTTTTAGTGCTATCTGCCCCATCAAATTTCTTCAAAGTGCGTTTGTTGGCGCAATGGAGAAAAACAATATTGCCCCGGAGTACATTCAGGGAATGCTCAATATCACTTCTGTTCCCATGCTGGTAGTCATTGTTGCTGCTGGACTGGTGGGCGGCCTGATTGGCGGATTTATCGGCCAGAAAGCATTGAAAAAGCATTTCATCAAGGCTGGACTCGTTTCTGTAAAATAA
- a CDS encoding ABC transporter ATP-binding protein yields the protein MFAMFSRILKLSGRYKGRIQGAFVCAFLESILSKMPIVLAFVVLSRFAADTLTSQTCLYIGLGLAAAVLVQMLVHYLSDSLQSAAGYLMFADKRMELGSHLRKLPMGYFTSGNIGKISSVLSTDMVFIEEVAMSTLGNMMGYLLSSLILLVFMFYLNVQLGLIAAAVTVLAWLVSKGMNKVSLREAAERQEQSERLTDAVLSFVEGIGVIKSYNLLGEKSEELTDNFQRSRNTSLAFEQKMTPWTMSLNILYGIGIAAIFGLSIVLEQRGALPLAYVLGVLLFVFDLFGPLKALYGEASRLTVMNAALDRIEAVLNEPELPDTGKQHLPAQAQPGQPEVQFNDVVFAYQDKEVLHHISFAMKKDSMTALVGPSGGGKSTIANLLARLWDVKSGSIIIRGMDIRNVPLAELMEQISMVFQRVYLFQDTIYNNISIGKPDATEEEVYAAAKKARCYDFIMALPDGFQTVVGEGGATLSGGEKQRISIARCILKDAPIIILDEATASVDTDNESYIQEAISELVKGKTLLVIAHRLNTIQNADQILVIDNGQIAQQGTHEELLKQPGIYQEFVNIRKNAAGWSLA from the coding sequence ATGTTTGCGATGTTTTCAAGAATTTTGAAACTCTCCGGCCGTTATAAAGGCCGTATTCAAGGTGCATTCGTTTGTGCGTTTTTGGAATCCATTTTGTCAAAAATGCCAATCGTTCTTGCCTTTGTAGTTTTAAGCCGCTTTGCAGCTGACACACTAACCAGCCAGACTTGCCTTTATATCGGCCTTGGACTTGCCGCAGCAGTGTTGGTGCAAATGCTTGTTCATTACCTCAGCGACAGCCTGCAAAGTGCCGCAGGATATTTGATGTTTGCGGATAAACGCATGGAACTGGGCAGCCATCTGCGGAAACTTCCGATGGGCTATTTTACTTCCGGCAACATTGGCAAAATCAGCTCTGTTCTTAGCACGGATATGGTATTCATTGAAGAAGTCGCTATGAGTACGCTGGGCAACATGATGGGCTATCTGCTGTCCTCCTTGATTCTGCTGGTATTCATGTTTTATTTGAACGTACAGCTTGGTTTGATTGCTGCTGCCGTCACGGTTCTGGCATGGCTGGTGTCAAAAGGAATGAACAAGGTTTCCCTGCGGGAAGCCGCAGAGCGGCAGGAGCAGAGCGAACGGCTGACCGATGCGGTGCTATCCTTTGTGGAGGGCATTGGCGTCATCAAGAGCTACAACCTGCTGGGCGAAAAATCAGAAGAATTGACTGACAATTTCCAGCGTTCCAGAAACACCTCCCTTGCTTTTGAGCAGAAAATGACACCATGGACAATGAGTCTGAATATCCTTTACGGCATTGGTATTGCGGCGATTTTCGGCTTGTCGATTGTATTGGAACAGCGCGGCGCACTTCCGCTGGCCTATGTGCTTGGTGTTCTGCTGTTTGTGTTTGACCTCTTTGGACCGCTGAAAGCTCTTTATGGGGAAGCATCTCGCCTTACCGTTATGAATGCAGCTCTTGACCGCATTGAAGCAGTCCTGAATGAGCCTGAACTTCCCGACACGGGCAAGCAGCATCTTCCTGCACAGGCACAGCCGGGACAGCCAGAAGTTCAGTTTAACGATGTTGTATTTGCTTATCAGGACAAAGAAGTTCTGCATCATATCAGCTTTGCCATGAAGAAAGATTCTATGACTGCTTTAGTCGGACCTTCTGGCGGCGGAAAGTCTACTATTGCCAATTTACTGGCTCGGCTTTGGGATGTAAAATCTGGCAGCATAATAATAAGAGGTATGGACATTCGGAACGTGCCTTTGGCAGAGCTGATGGAGCAGATCAGCATGGTATTCCAGCGAGTGTACTTATTCCAAGATACCATTTACAACAATATCAGCATAGGCAAACCGGACGCCACAGAGGAAGAAGTCTATGCAGCTGCTAAGAAGGCCCGCTGCTATGATTTCATCATGGCGTTGCCTGATGGATTCCAGACCGTAGTTGGTGAAGGCGGTGCTACACTCTCCGGCGGTGAAAAGCAGCGCATCTCGATTGCACGCTGCATCTTGAAAGATGCCCCTATCATCATTTTGGATGAAGCTACCGCAAGCGTAGATACTGATAACGAAAGCTATATTCAGGAGGCCATCTCGGAACTGGTAAAGGGCAAGACACTTCTCGTAATCGCCCACCGTCTGAATACCATCCAGAATGCCGATCAGATTTTGGTCATTGACAACGGCCAGATTGCACAGCAGGGCACGCACGAAGAACTTTTGAAGCAGCCCGGCATTTATCAGGAGTTTGTCAACATCCGAAAGAATGCGGCTGGATGGAGCCTTGCTTAA
- a CDS encoding sigma-70 family RNA polymerase sigma factor: MNGRKNFHINLKNQPNEPVGERVVSERGRKELPPSTRGGENLKPNRYYEHKQHAFDSYCKKVLKCEACNGYRQISRHQKRFASLEELSGTDVAQLAVYDRYSWEYTAFPVGNAVVLIENDRLATALLRLSPKDREIFMMHWFLWMTDEQIAKCMGMARRTVNTRRYKAYRLLKKLMGGEADD; this comes from the coding sequence ATGAACGGCAGGAAAAATTTTCATATCAATCTTAAAAATCAGCCAAATGAACCCGTTGGTGAACGAGTAGTGAGCGAAAGGGGAAGAAAAGAGCTGCCTCCCAGCACGAGGGGAGGTGAAAACTTGAAACCAAACCGCTACTACGAACACAAGCAGCACGCCTTTGACAGCTACTGCAAAAAGGTGTTGAAATGCGAGGCATGTAACGGCTATCGGCAGATCAGCCGTCATCAAAAACGTTTTGCATCTTTGGAAGAACTGTCCGGGACAGATGTGGCCCAGCTTGCAGTTTACGATCGTTACTCATGGGAGTATACGGCTTTTCCCGTGGGAAATGCTGTTGTGCTAATCGAGAACGACCGATTGGCCACGGCACTTCTACGGCTGTCACCAAAAGACCGGGAAATTTTTATGATGCACTGGTTTCTATGGATGACAGACGAACAGATAGCAAAGTGCATGGGCATGGCCAGAAGAACGGTCAATACTCGCAGGTATAAAGCCTATCGGCTGCTGAAAAAGCTGATGGGAGGTGAAGCGGATGACTAA
- a CDS encoding ABC transporter ATP-binding protein translates to MFQKVFEYAGPHKKGLYVATAIVLVSVLLGVFPFVLAYQVIAPLVMGEAITASFIIQHVILVLVCLVLQALFYGWGLNLSHKAAYDTLLRLRTALQKRFEKLPLGVIQDKGTGTVKKLFVDDVDSLEVLLAHSMPEGIANLMVPIAVYVAMFFVDWKLALLSLASIPLSLVAMMTMYSVGMKKMGPYYMAGQKMNNTIIEYINGMEVVKVFNKDADSYERFRKDISDYRNYTLAWYRAAWPWMAIYSSLLPCTIILTLPVGAWFVLCGWSALPNLILVLCLSLSIGMPLLKSLGFLPTMPQLNYKISALEQVLDAPELQQTNDLFHGIDDTITYDHVSFAYQTTQPGPDGKPAVVEDEVLHDISFTAKAGQKTALVGESGSGKSTLAKLLIHYYDPQKGSISIGGQKLCDMSLEALNSRISYVAQDQYLFNTSLLENIRLGRLTATDEEVIEAAKKAQCMEFIEKLPQGIHSMAGDAGKMLSGGQRQRISLARAILKDAPIVVLDEATAYADPENEEKMEAAIAELVKGKTLVVIAHKLPAIMNADQICVIDHGKLVAAGKHQDLIRSCPEYQKLWKAAQDSAEWKVHTAKEGA, encoded by the coding sequence ATGTTCCAAAAAGTATTTGAATATGCCGGACCTCATAAAAAAGGCCTCTATGTTGCAACAGCCATCGTGCTGGTCAGTGTTCTGCTGGGTGTTTTTCCCTTTGTGCTGGCATATCAGGTAATTGCACCGCTGGTCATGGGGGAGGCAATCACTGCTTCCTTTATCATCCAGCATGTCATACTGGTCTTGGTATGTCTAGTGCTGCAAGCTCTTTTCTATGGCTGGGGCCTGAATCTCTCTCATAAAGCAGCTTATGACACGCTGCTCCGTCTGCGGACGGCTCTGCAAAAACGGTTTGAAAAACTGCCGCTGGGTGTTATTCAGGACAAAGGCACTGGCACCGTGAAAAAGCTGTTCGTGGACGATGTAGACAGTCTGGAAGTTCTGCTGGCACACTCTATGCCGGAGGGCATCGCCAACCTGATGGTTCCCATTGCAGTTTATGTGGCAATGTTCTTTGTAGACTGGAAGCTGGCATTGTTATCTTTGGCATCCATTCCGCTTAGCTTAGTTGCCATGATGACGATGTATTCCGTTGGTATGAAGAAAATGGGACCTTACTATATGGCCGGGCAAAAGATGAACAATACCATTATTGAGTACATCAACGGTATGGAAGTCGTCAAGGTTTTCAATAAAGACGCAGATTCTTACGAACGGTTCCGCAAAGATATATCAGATTATCGGAACTATACACTGGCATGGTATAGGGCGGCATGGCCGTGGATGGCGATTTACAGCAGCCTGCTTCCTTGTACCATCATCCTAACCCTGCCTGTGGGTGCATGGTTTGTCCTCTGCGGCTGGTCGGCTCTGCCCAATTTGATTTTGGTGCTGTGTCTTTCTTTGAGTATCGGTATGCCGCTGCTGAAATCTCTTGGCTTTCTGCCAACCATGCCCCAGCTCAACTATAAAATCTCCGCATTGGAGCAGGTGTTGGATGCGCCGGAACTTCAGCAGACGAATGATCTATTCCATGGAATAGATGACACCATTACTTACGACCATGTTTCTTTCGCTTACCAGACAACACAGCCCGGCCCGGATGGAAAGCCCGCGGTGGTTGAGGATGAAGTTCTCCATGATATTTCCTTTACGGCAAAGGCTGGACAAAAAACTGCTCTTGTCGGTGAATCTGGCTCCGGCAAGAGTACCTTGGCAAAACTGCTGATTCACTATTATGACCCGCAAAAGGGCAGCATTTCCATCGGCGGACAGAAACTTTGCGATATGAGCCTTGAAGCATTGAACAGTCGTATCTCCTATGTGGCGCAGGATCAGTATTTGTTTAATACTTCTCTGCTGGAAAACATCCGGCTCGGTCGGTTGACTGCAACGGATGAAGAAGTAATAGAGGCCGCAAAGAAAGCTCAGTGCATGGAGTTCATTGAAAAACTTCCGCAGGGCATTCACTCCATGGCAGGCGATGCCGGAAAAATGCTCTCCGGCGGTCAGCGTCAGCGTATTTCTCTGGCGCGAGCAATCTTAAAGGATGCCCCCATTGTAGTTCTTGATGAAGCAACAGCCTATGCTGACCCCGAAAATGAAGAAAAGATGGAAGCAGCCATTGCAGAACTTGTAAAAGGCAAGACCCTCGTGGTGATTGCTCACAAACTGCCCGCCATTATGAATGCCGATCAAATTTGTGTCATCGACCACGGAAAATTGGTAGCAGCGGGTAAGCATCAGGATTTGATTCGCTCCTGCCCTGAATATCAGAAATTGTGGAAAGCCGCACAGGACAGTGCCGAATGGAAAGTACACACTGCAAAGGAGGGAGCCTAA
- a CDS encoding relaxase/mobilization nuclease domain-containing protein: protein MAVTKIHPIKSTLKKALDYIENPAKTDEKMLVSSFACSYETADIEFELLLSQAMQKGNNLAHHLIQSFAPGETTPEQAHEIGRQLADEVLQGKYPYVLTTHIDKGHVHNHIIFCAVDMVNQRKYVSNRRSYAYIRRTSDRLCKEHGLSVVMPGQDRGKSYAEWDAHRKGTSWKAKLKAAIDAAIPQAKDFDDFLRLLQEQSYEVKRGKYVSFRAPGQGRFTRCKTLGEAYTEEAITERIKGRFVERKPKENRKISLRIDLENSIKVQQSAGYEKWAKLHNLKQVARTLNFLTEHEIESYPDLESRVAEIAAASTEAAAALKAAERRLAEMAVLIKDVTTCKELRPLLQEYQRAADKKQFRRKHEGTLILYEAAAKALKEQGFQKLPDLYTLKAEYKQLAEQKDQLQRQYNDAKRQMQEYDIIKQNVDGILRTAPGKEQMQER from the coding sequence ATGGCAGTTACAAAGATACATCCTATCAAGTCAACGCTGAAAAAGGCATTGGACTACATCGAGAATCCGGCCAAGACGGACGAAAAAATGCTGGTGTCCTCCTTTGCCTGCTCCTACGAAACCGCCGACATCGAATTTGAACTGCTGCTGTCACAGGCCATGCAGAAAGGCAACAATCTGGCCCACCACTTGATACAGTCTTTTGCGCCGGGCGAAACCACGCCGGAGCAGGCCCACGAGATTGGTCGACAGCTTGCAGATGAAGTCCTGCAAGGAAAATATCCCTATGTACTGACCACGCACATTGACAAGGGGCATGTCCACAACCACATCATTTTCTGTGCTGTGGACATGGTGAACCAGCGGAAGTATGTTTCCAACCGGCGGAGCTATGCTTACATCCGGCGCACCAGTGACCGACTTTGCAAGGAACACGGCCTGTCCGTGGTAATGCCCGGCCAAGACAGAGGCAAGAGCTATGCCGAGTGGGACGCACACCGCAAGGGTACAAGCTGGAAGGCGAAGCTGAAAGCTGCCATAGATGCAGCCATCCCGCAGGCCAAGGATTTTGACGATTTTCTGCGGCTCCTGCAGGAGCAAAGCTATGAGGTCAAGAGGGGCAAGTACGTTTCGTTCCGTGCGCCCGGACAGGGACGGTTCACCCGCTGCAAAACGCTGGGCGAAGCCTACACCGAAGAAGCCATCACCGAGCGCATCAAAGGGCGGTTCGTGGAGCGGAAGCCCAAAGAAAACCGCAAAATTTCGCTGCGGATTGATTTGGAAAACAGCATCAAGGTCCAACAGTCCGCAGGGTACGAGAAGTGGGCAAAGCTCCACAACTTGAAACAGGTTGCCCGGACGCTGAACTTCCTGACTGAGCATGAAATCGAAAGCTACCCGGATTTGGAAAGCCGGGTGGCCGAGATCGCCGCCGCCAGCACCGAAGCGGCCGCCGCGCTGAAAGCGGCCGAACGCCGGCTTGCAGAAATGGCCGTGCTGATAAAGGATGTCACCACCTGTAAGGAACTGCGCCCACTGTTGCAGGAGTATCAGCGGGCCGCTGACAAAAAGCAGTTCCGGCGCAAGCATGAAGGCACCCTGATTCTCTATGAAGCAGCGGCCAAGGCCCTGAAAGAACAGGGCTTTCAAAAGCTGCCCGACCTCTACACCCTGAAAGCCGAGTATAAGCAACTGGCCGAGCAGAAAGACCAGCTGCAGCGGCAGTACAATGATGCCAAACGCCAGATGCAGGAATATGACATCATCAAGCAGAATGTGGACGGCATTCTGCGGACAGCACCGGGAAAGGAGCAGATGCAGGAACGGTAA
- a CDS encoding plasmid mobilization protein, protein MESRKRTVQVKFYVTEEERRLIREKMKLIPTRNMAAYLRKMAIDGYVVHIDTTDIRAQTAELQKIGVNVNQIARRLNSMGPLYTQDVADIKGALAQIWQLQRYILSSQR, encoded by the coding sequence ATGGAAAGCAGAAAACGAACCGTGCAGGTCAAATTTTATGTGACGGAAGAAGAACGGAGGTTGATTCGAGAAAAAATGAAATTGATACCAACCCGGAATATGGCCGCCTATCTGCGAAAGATGGCGATAGATGGTTATGTTGTCCACATCGACACCACCGACATCCGGGCGCAAACCGCCGAACTGCAAAAGATTGGTGTCAACGTCAATCAGATCGCGCGGCGGCTGAACAGCATGGGGCCGCTGTACACACAAGACGTTGCGGACATCAAGGGAGCATTGGCGCAGATATGGCAGTTACAAAGATACATCCTATCAAGTCAACGCTGA
- a CDS encoding helix-turn-helix domain-containing protein: protein MTHGSHYLGKLYNDLIANSPQTISIDIPSDMGKGRIAQTQIKHGIIFSDWQMCYQSDMNVQGTVSKDYMQIIFCLNDGISWGIIDEKRSITIQKNESCIYAGHGGTEYACYKKDSNFSFKSIKIPIAYFSQLLTDYFDGQEAAAYEKKLLDGISKVPVTPIMDQILAETSQFTQYRGGLGYLYLDGKLLELLSIYLGEVLELDILMGKNVSMSRTERTAIMEAKRIIDSQLAFAPSCEELSHLVHLSTTKLTRGFSSFYGMPIHQYIIEQRLTQAAQLLLEGDRNVSEIAAIVGYGKPSNLAAAFKKRYGVAPKNYRESRFDTHKK, encoded by the coding sequence ATGACGCACGGAAGTCACTATCTTGGTAAGCTATACAACGACCTGATAGCCAATTCGCCCCAAACAATTTCAATAGATATTCCGTCTGATATGGGGAAAGGACGAATTGCACAGACCCAAATCAAGCACGGCATCATCTTTTCGGATTGGCAAATGTGTTACCAGTCGGATATGAATGTACAGGGAACCGTCAGTAAAGATTATATGCAGATTATCTTCTGCCTGAATGATGGAATCTCTTGGGGCATCATTGATGAAAAGCGTTCCATTACGATTCAAAAAAATGAATCCTGTATCTATGCGGGACATGGAGGAACCGAATATGCCTGCTATAAAAAGGATAGCAATTTTTCATTTAAGAGTATAAAAATTCCGATTGCCTATTTCTCGCAGCTGCTCACAGATTATTTTGATGGGCAGGAAGCAGCGGCTTACGAAAAGAAACTTCTTGATGGCATTTCAAAAGTTCCCGTGACCCCCATCATGGACCAAATTCTAGCGGAAACAAGCCAATTTACACAATACCGCGGAGGATTGGGTTACTTATATCTTGACGGAAAACTTCTGGAGCTATTGTCTATTTATTTAGGCGAAGTCCTTGAATTGGATATTCTAATGGGAAAAAATGTTTCCATGTCCAGAACGGAACGGACTGCCATTATGGAAGCTAAACGGATTATAGACAGTCAGCTTGCGTTTGCCCCATCCTGTGAAGAACTTTCCCATCTGGTGCATTTAAGCACAACAAAATTGACACGCGGTTTTTCATCATTTTATGGTATGCCTATTCATCAATACATAATTGAACAGCGTTTGACACAGGCAGCACAGCTGCTATTGGAGGGGGACCGAAATGTAAGCGAGATTGCAGCAATCGTTGGCTACGGAAAGCCCAGCAATCTTGCCGCCGCTTTCAAAAAGCGATATGGCGTGGCACCAAAGAACTACCGTGAAAGCCGATTTGATACCCATAAAAAGTAG